The genome window TTCCTTTAGAGAATAACCATAGCTTTCTTTTACATATATAATAATAATTTATCTTTACTCCTTGAACTTTCAATAATTCTAAATCTATTGGCACAAAATCACCTTCTTTAGTAAATTTTAGCCACATTGTTAATATAAAAATCAAATAAATTGGTCTATTTCCTTACCTATAAGCACACCTTTGCCAAATATCTGTTTTGTATGCTCATTTTCATGTATATCATATTTATATAAAAGTATTTTTAAATCTTCTAGCCCCTTTATATTTATATCCACTATATTTTGTTTAGCTTTATATATTGGTATATTTACACTTTTTTTAATTATTTCTCTTCTAGCTTTTTTTCTCTTAGATTTTATTTCATTTATTAATTGTCTGTCTTCATTACTATATGCCTCTGTAAGTTCTTGACCCAAATTTTTATAATTTTTTATTAAAGTTTCTTCAATTTTATTATATATATCCTCTGGAATTACTGTATATCCTTCAATATTTCTAAGTATATTTTGTGCGTCTTTAGAACCCAAACTATATGGTGTTATAGTATCTAAAATATTTAAAGCACTAGTAAATCTCTTTTTAAAAGCTGTACCTTCTAAACTTTCCTTAGAGTATAGTATCTTAACCATTTCTACCTTATATTTTTCTTCCATCTTCACACATTCTTTGCCATTTATAAAAGCTTTCAATAACTCAAGTCCATTTTTTACAATTGTTTCATCATAAATACTGCCTATTCCTGTAGCTTTTTCTGTATATATAAATATATTTGGACTATTTTCTTTATACTCACGACTTCTATAACATCTTCCAAACCTTTGAAATAAACTGTCAAGTGTTGAATTTTCTGTATGAAGCTCATCAAAATCAATATCAAGGGATGCCTCTACTAATTGTGTTGTAATCCAAATTCCATTTCTATCACTATTGGCAAATTCTTTTATATATTTTTCTAACTTTGCTCTATCTTCTTGTATATACATAGAATGTAGAAGATTTACATTAATATCTATTCCTTTTGACTTAACTATCTCTTCTATTAACTCATATTTTTCTACAGCACTTTTAACTGTATTTACTATTACTAAAACTTTTTTATTCATTCCACTTTGTATTATTTTTTCTAAATTTTTATCTATTGAATTTTTTACAATGGCTACACAGTGTCGTATTTTTGTTGTATTTTTTGTTAATATAGCTATATTACTATCTATTACACCTCTTTTTTTTAGTTCATCTATATATATAGTTGGCATAGTAGCTGTCATTATCATAAATCTGCCACCTATCTTATGTATCATTTCTATGCCTTTTACCAGTACAGCTGCTATTTCTGGCGAATATGCTTGTATCTCATCTATGACTACCTTTGAATATGCTAATGTTGAGTATACTTTTTCATAGCCTCTATACAAAAAAGGGAATTTAAATATTTGGTCTATTGTAGAAAATGTCAGCTTACAAGATAATAACTTTGCTAAATCTACAATCTCATTTGAATTTTCTTGATTACTTTCTTCCAGATAATCTATTGCTGTTGAATGTAACAATCCTAAGAATGTATCATTTGATTCTCCTACTCCAACTATATTTTTTGCCCTATCAAATAATGCATTTATACTTACCCTTAATGGTAATGTAAAAAATGCCTTCTCTTTATCTATCCAAATTAAAGCAGTTTCTGTTTTTCCCATTCCTGTAGATGCAATCAGTATTATATTCTTGCTTCTATTCAATTTAGCAAATGCCTGAACTTCCCTTAGACTACCAAACTCTTTTATTAAATGTTTTTCTGTGTATTCGCCTATATTCATATTACTATTACACTCCACAACCTCATGAGCAGAAGCACTATGGTCTAGTCTATGTAGTATACCTTTTAACATAATATATAAATTATAGTATTTATGATTTTTATCTATTCTTTTTTCTATACCTTGTAAATATATATTGCTAAGTTTCTTAGTTTTTATATGATATCTGACATTAAATTCATTTTGTATTTCATCTACTTTATTTATTAAATCCTTATCTAATACTTTTTGTACCAAATCTTTAAAATCTTCATCTATAAAGATATCTCTTTCATGATGATATACAATAATTTGATTGAGCACATCCATTAAATCCCAATCATCTTCTATATCCAAGTATCCATAATTGATAAATGCAGGAGAAATAAAATTATGCCCTATATTGTTCTCTAAATTAGTTGTTATTTCAGGTTCATTTATTTCAATATCCATTCTACTTCTTATTAGCTTTTGAAATGGTGAAAATGCTTTTCCAACATCATGAAATTCTATAACAAAATCAAGCCATTCCCAGAATTTTTCTTTACCTAAAAAATCTAACTTATTTATACTTGTATCATAACAACACTTTAATATATTTCTTTGTTCTAAAAGCTCATCAGTATGTTCTCTTAATGTTTCTACTGGATTAGATTTTGCATATATCAATAAGACTCATCTCCTTCTTTTCTATTAAAGTATAATAAATCTCCATCTGCATCTAACAATATATATCCACGTCTTATTTTATTACCTTTTTCAATATAATAACTATCAATTTTGTTCCAAATTCTTTTTTTATCTTTATTAGCATTATTTTTATAATAATTGTTGAGTCTATAGCTTATCCCATTTATTACTTTATCTTGTAAAGTTGACTTTGGTATATATATAGGTCGTCTTATCTTATATTTTGATAATTTGTGATTTTCATAATCATCTACTTCTACTTTCACAGCATTTACTTCAAACTTATTAACTTCTACAAATCTAATATCATTAATTCTTACTAAATCTTCTTTTCTACCTAATGATAAATGCTCATCATAATTTAATAAACTATCATATAATTTTTTTAATAATTCAAAATCCCCACCTATATGAATTATCAAATTTACATTCAATAACATATGACTGTTCATTGGCATAGATGTAATACTATCCTTTTTGTAAAAATAAGTTGTCTGATAATTATTAAATATACTTTCATATGTTCCTTGCACACTTATATTAAATGGTATATACTCTGTAGCATTTAATGTTTTGTGAATTAATCCATTTACTGTAGAATACGGTGGTAGTGGATATGTCTCTGTAATCTTCATAGCAAATGGCTTTTTATAGCATGCAGTTTCTTGAAATAAATCTAATTTCAAAACCTTCATATTAATTCACCCCATAATATTCCTTTACCTCTTTAACTAATTGTCCAAAAAATTTATCTACACTTAAAAAATTATCTTCAAATAACTCCTCAAATTCTTCTTTATTTGTAAATGCTCCGTCTACCATTCCCACATAGGTAAACTCTTTTAGACCCTTTCCTAAAAAAGTACCTTGAACTACTTCTTCTATTGCTGACTTATTTACTTTAAATCCATTTTTATCTCCTTTTAATTTAATTCTACCCAAGAAAAATGGATTTGGTATTTCATATACTCCTCCTACTAAAAATAGAGGAGATAAATTTTCTTGTCTACCTCTAATATTTCTATTCAATACTTTTATTATTTCTAAAAATTCTACTACTCTTCTACATTTATCTTTATTATCAAGTTCTATATCTCCATCCTTACCTATTTTAGATAAATCTATAGTCACTGTATATGTATAATAACTTAAATGTTGCTCTATGTTGGCAAGATTAGGGTGTTCTCCTATTCTATCTGCTAATCCTTTATTATTTAAAAAATCCATATCGCTTCTATATGGCTCAAGAGAAATCGCATTACTCAATCTTACAGTGGCTTCTCTAGTCAATGAACCCCCTTTTTTATCTTTCTCATCTTTTTTATTTGTTTTCATATATCCAAATAAGTCCATTTCTTCTGATTCTCTTATGCTTATATTGTCTTTAAACTGAATTGTACCTTTTCCTTTATCAACAACTTGTAAATTCCAATTAAATAACTCCGAAGCTAATCGTACTATGTCATATCTTAGACACTGACGAGATGCAAATGTATAGATGTTTCCATCATCTCTACTTAGTTTTTTTAATTCTGATATATTACCTATCCCTTCACCATAGTTTAAACTTTGAGCCTGTGCTATTACTGTAAATGTTAATCCTCTTTTCATCTTATTTTTCCTCCTCTTCGTTTGTTAGTTTATCTTTTCCTTCATATTTTCCAGAAATTAATCCAGATATAAAAGCATGACCTATAGATTCAAAGTCTAAATCTTTTTCAATCTCTATATCTAAAAAAAACGCTGGAAGCTTTTTTTCAGCTGACATAAAAATTCTTATAAGTGTATCCATAAAATCACTTTTATTTCCTACTTTAACTAAATTTAAAAGTTTATAACTTACTCCATCTATTTTATTTTTAGAATTTTTATTGACATAATGGTCATGTATATCACAACCCAAATAATAAATTATTCTCAGTTTTTCATCATTCTTTTCCAAATTTTTACTATCCATTCTATATACCCCCTTCTTATAACTATTTATTAATGCTCTTAATTGGACTACTCTAAAACAATCTATTCCTAATATATTTGATTTGTTGTTGCTTTCCATATAATTATTAACTTTATTTCTTAAAGTATTATTAGTTAAATGCTTCAAGTCCCTATTTTTCAAGCTTAAATCTAATACATTTGATTTAAGCTTATAATCATAGATACTTTGTATTTTTTTATTTGCATACTCATCTGTAAAAATTTTTGCTAAATAAGTAGGAATATTAAAGTAATTTATTTTACACTTTTTAGAATCTATACTTGCTTTGAATTCTACAAAAAGGATATTCGCAAGTTGCCATTCACTTTTTAATTTATTTTCTTCTACTATTATAGTTTTTATAAATTTATTAAAAAAGTTTTCATATTTTGAATCTGATAACTCACTTTTCTGTAGTTTCAACTCATTATTTCTTTCAAAAAGCTCATTTATAGAAGTATCCATGTTAACAAATAAATAAAACTCATTCTCTTCATTAGATAAATAGTTCTTTCTTGTATAAGTAGCCCCTGCTGGAGTACAGAATAATATAAGCTTACAAACATCACATATTGATGATGTATACTCCTGATTCCAAAACATATTCCTAGCATTATTGGTACTTACTCCAAGTGGAGCAAAATTACTTTCTGAGTATTCATCTAATATTCCTTTATATGAACCACACATTTCACATACTTCTAAACCATCCATATACAACTTTATGTCTTCAATACTTTTATTTTTCTTTATAAAGTTTTTATTTATTTCCTTCATAATTTTTTCTATAGTATTTACACTAGACTTACTAACTTTTTTTTCACTTATATCCTTAGCTATACTATTTAATCTATCATTCAAATAGTTTTTCAACTTATCACAGTCATTCTCTTCTAATAAATCTTCTAACTCTCCAAAATATATAATTTGTCTTAAATAATCATTAAACATTACTTGTTTTAATCCATCTAAATCTAATTTAGCCTTAGCAACATTAAAAAAACTAACTTGTCCAAAATAATTATCTTGAACTACATATTTATAAAGATTGGCTGTAAGTCTGTCATTTATTGATTTTATTTTAAATATATCAATAATCTCATCAATTAAAGTTTCTAATAAATCAAATTCATCATAACTTTTTATCTTAGACATAATGTCTAGCTTTTCTTTTATCAAGTTAGAATTATCTTCATCAAATTTTTTGACCTTATCATTTTGCTGTTTTATATTATCCTTAATTTTCTTAATTCCATCTTTGATTTTATCAGGCTTAGACTTAATAAAATTTATATTATAATCAACACTCTTTCTAATCCTTTTGGATACATCATATTCATCCATGAAGTAATCAAAATAATACTCATGAAAGTTTCCAAGAAAGGAACTATCAAATTCAATATAGTCTTCCATAATAAATATTTCTGATTTCTTCTCTGATTTCTTTATTATGTTTAAAAATCCAACTATACCCATATTAAAGAACCAGTCTCCTCTATAAACTCTTAACTTCATTTATCTCACCTCCATTCTAGAATATCTACATTTCCAAACCCCTGTGCTCGCCTAAAACCTACTCCTAGGTTGTAGATAAGATTTAAGTCATCAATATCGCCTTTTAATATAAACTTACCTTTGTAACCATTAACATATTGATACTCTTTTCCTGTTATTTTTTTAAATTCTCTTAAACGCTCTTTAACAACTACCTTTTTAAAACCTATATTTTCAAATTCTAGTTTTCTTTTTAATCCATTTCCTCTATAGTTTTTGATAACTTCATTAGTTATATAGTTTAACTCTTCTATATATCCATCATCATTTATCTCCAAGAATTTTCCTTCTTTAGACTTTATACAAATTGGAGATAGTGCATTAAATAGTACCATCTCTTTTGTTACCTTCTTTTCTCTTGATAAGTCTATTCTAATCCTTGTAAGTTCATATTCTTTATATAAGCACTTTTTAGAAGTCATTAATCCATTATATATATGAAAACCTAATTCTAAATCTGGAGTACTTATATTTAATATTACTTTATCTTTAATAATAAAATTGTCGCCTTCAATGCTATATTTTTTTATATAAACTGAAAATGTGAAATTTTTAGTTTTTTTATTATTTTTTTCATTATAATAGTACATATTTTTATAGTAATCTTCATTAGACTTTCTTATCGCTTCTTTTATAATACTCATAAAGAGTGAATTATAAGATATTGGTATACAATCTGTACTAAATTCAATTTTCATTTTCATAATATCACCTCTCTCAACTAATATATTAACACTAGACCGTGAAGTATATCTGTCTGAATATAAATTATTTAAAAAAATCAGTAAATTTTTTTCATTTTTTCAATTTCTGACAATATATCATCTCTAAGTCTAATAGGTTCTATAACTTCAACATAAGCTCCCATACTCAAAATCCAACTTTTTATCTCTTCATAACCTCTCATTTTAGCTTTAAATAGTATAGAATTATTGTCATACTCTACAATTTGTTGATTATTAACCCAAACTTTCTCCTTTATAATTATTGAAAATGGATGGCTAATTTTTATAACAACATTAATTTCTTCTCCCTTATAAATTCCTATACTATTTTTACTATATTCATCCCAATTAAAACTTTTATCTACATTATATTTTTCTTCTAAAACCTTATAACTTTTAATTCTACATAATTTAAAATCTATAAACTTAAGCCTTTTTTCACAAAAAGCTACCATATAGGTATCTGATTTATAGTTAAATAAACCGTATGGATGAACAATTCTTTCGCTACTACCTAAGTTCAATGAATAATATTCTATCCAAAGCTTACGTTTTGTCGTATACGCTCTAGTTATTTCGTTACATTTATTTTTTTCAAACTCATAATTACAATTACGTTGTGCTTGTACTGTGAAATAATCCATATATGTATCGCTTTTTTCTCCTGTATTTAATACTGCTTTTATTTTTTCTACAATACTATTAAATTCATTTTTGTAAATATCATTATTGTACTCTAGTTGTGAATTTATCATGTCTAGAATTGAAACTTCACTATCCAATAATTTAATTAGTGAGATACTATTACATTTATCAATTTCATATCCACCATAAATCCCAGGTGTTGAATTTATAAATATACCTGCTTGTTCTAAATATTCCTTATAACTTTTTATTTGCCTTTCACTTACTTCCAATTCTTCTGCTAGCTCTTTACACTTCATTCTTCCTCTACTTTGAATTAATATCATCATTCTTATTGTATTAGCTAATTTACTAATGAATAACACCTCCTAATAATATTAATTAATATCTTATATTGTTTATTTCTACACATATATACATATAACCTCCTTATGTTTTATATAAGTAGAATTTTTTACTATTTAGATACTTATTATGACATATTAGTATATAATTTTAATAATTAATACAATAAAAAATATTACTGAAAAAATAAATATTTATAATTCCAGTAATATTAATCAATTTTAAATACTTCTTATTAGTTAATAGCCTATCCTAAAAATTAACTAAGTTTAATCTTATCTCTTTTAAATAATTATTTCTCACAATTAAGAAATACACTATTTGAACTAAAAATAGGCTTCCCATTACCAAAACTGCTGAAGATGCTACTTCTATATCAAAAGAATTCTTCAAAGCAGTAAGTGCAAATATCGAATGTACAACTGCCACTACATAAGGTAATAAAAACACAATTCCAATCTCAATAGTTGAAGCTTTTTTAATCTCATTATATGTCATCCCCAATTTATTTAACTGCTCATACTTTTTCTTATCAACTTGACAATCCATATAAAACTTATTATATAAAAAGCTACTTGTAGTAACAAAGAAAATTAAACCTATAAATATTGCTAAAAATATAAATGTAGAATACATTAATTTCCCAGTTTCTATCATTAAGTCTTTAGAGAAAAACAAATATGGCTGCATCCCAGACTCATTATTAAATTTATTCTCAAATTGTCTACATATCTCTATAGTTTTACTTGAATCCTCTACTTCAAATGCAGTAAATCTATCCACTATAAATTTTGATTCTATACTATCATAAAAATTATCCTTTACCACATACATATTTTTATAATATGCTGGCATAACACATTCTTCTACTTGTTTTGCTACCTTTAAACTTTTATTCCCTACAATAACATTTTCTTTGACTTTCTTATTTCCTGGTAAACTTGATGATAATAATGATATAGATTCATTATCTTCAAAACTTATAGGCTTAACCCCTATAGCCTCTGTTATTTCTAGGTACTTAGATTCTTTCATAATTCTGACATTAAAATCACTTTTCTTGGGAAATACAGTTTTAAATTCACCATTAATTATTGTATAGTCTATATTTTCTTTTTTTAGCTTAGTTTCTATAAATCTCATTCTTTCCTTGTCTTTTTCTTTGCTATCAGGCTTCTTAGGGTCATTATGCAAGGTCATAGTTGAATAATATATTGTATTAGGATATATTAAATTAATTTGACGATTTACATCTTTCCAAAAAGAATAAACTGTACCTATAGCAGTAAATGTTACTGCAGAAGTTATAGTTATCAAGAAAAATATTCTAGCATTATCCTTTACTTTATAAATTAAGTTTGAAATCCAAAGCATATTTGTATTTTTTCTATAAAATCTCTTGTTTAATTTTAGCTTCTTCATAAAAAACACACTAAATTGAGAAAAGAATAAATAGGTTGCTACTATAGTAAGAAATGTAACTGGAACTAAGCGCAGATATGTCGTATATTGGTCAGTTGAGGTAACAGCATTATAATATGCTATTATAAACAGACAAATACTTAATATAGCAAGCATTAGTGATGTTTTAGGCTCTGGTTTTGGAGTTTTTGTACCTTTAAGTAACTTCAACACCTGATTTTCCTTAACTATAAAAGAAGTAAATATTGATGTCAATATAGCTAAAATCATAAAATATATTAAAGTAGACAATATTGCATTAAATGGTATATAGAATTTTAATGGTGATAATTCTAAAAAAGTAGCCATAATCACTAAAAATATCTTTGCAAAGATTAAGCCTATTATTATTCCAATTACAGAAGATACTATATTTATTATCATATTTTCTATAAAGATTAATTTCATTACTTGGCGTTTTGATATACCTGTAATATAAAGTATTCCAAATTCTTTATATCTACTTTTAAGAAACACACTAACTGAATAAAACACAAAGAAGAATAAGAATAGATATGCAATTATCTTACTCATCTTGAGACCTTCTTTTAAATAATCAGGAAATTGAGATACATCTAAATCTGGATGACTTGTAAACATAATAAAAGAAAATAGCAGTGAAGATGATATAACAATACTTGCTAAGTATCCTAAATACGCTTTAATATTTCTTGAAATATTGTTAATAGCAAACTGTTTTATATTCATTAGTTATCGCCTCCCAATAATGTAAGTACATCCATTATCTCTTGATAAAACTGCTCTCTACTACTACCCTTATATATTTCATTATATATAGACCCATCTTTTATGAATAAGATTCTACTACAGTAGCTCGCTGCTAATGGGTCATGAGTTACCATCATAGTAGTAACTTTATTTTCTTTATTTATCTT of Clostridioides sp. ES-S-0054-01 contains these proteins:
- the cas3 gene encoding CRISPR-associated helicase Cas3' — protein: MIYAKSNPVETLREHTDELLEQRNILKCCYDTSINKLDFLGKEKFWEWLDFVIEFHDVGKAFSPFQKLIRSRMDIEINEPEITTNLENNIGHNFISPAFINYGYLDIEDDWDLMDVLNQIIVYHHERDIFIDEDFKDLVQKVLDKDLINKVDEIQNEFNVRYHIKTKKLSNIYLQGIEKRIDKNHKYYNLYIMLKGILHRLDHSASAHEVVECNSNMNIGEYTEKHLIKEFGSLREVQAFAKLNRSKNIILIASTGMGKTETALIWIDKEKAFFTLPLRVSINALFDRAKNIVGVGESNDTFLGLLHSTAIDYLEESNQENSNEIVDLAKLLSCKLTFSTIDQIFKFPFLYRGYEKVYSTLAYSKVVIDEIQAYSPEIAAVLVKGIEMIHKIGGRFMIMTATMPTIYIDELKKRGVIDSNIAILTKNTTKIRHCVAIVKNSIDKNLEKIIQSGMNKKVLVIVNTVKSAVEKYELIEEIVKSKGIDINVNLLHSMYIQEDRAKLEKYIKEFANSDRNGIWITTQLVEASLDIDFDELHTENSTLDSLFQRFGRCYRSREYKENSPNIFIYTEKATGIGSIYDETIVKNGLELLKAFINGKECVKMEEKYKVEMVKILYSKESLEGTAFKKRFTSALNILDTITPYSLGSKDAQNILRNIEGYTVIPEDIYNKIEETLIKNYKNLGQELTEAYSNEDRQLINEIKSKRKKARREIIKKSVNIPIYKAKQNIVDINIKGLEDLKILLYKYDIHENEHTKQIFGKGVLIGKEIDQFI
- the cas5b gene encoding type I-B CRISPR-associated protein Cas5 — protein: MKVLKLDLFQETACYKKPFAMKITETYPLPPYSTVNGLIHKTLNATEYIPFNISVQGTYESIFNNYQTTYFYKKDSITSMPMNSHMLLNVNLIIHIGGDFELLKKLYDSLLNYDEHLSLGRKEDLVRINDIRFVEVNKFEVNAVKVEVDDYENHKLSKYKIRRPIYIPKSTLQDKVINGISYRLNNYYKNNANKDKKRIWNKIDSYYIEKGNKIRRGYILLDADGDLLYFNRKEGDESY
- the cas7i gene encoding type I-B CRISPR-associated protein Cas7/Cst2/DevR, with amino-acid sequence MKRGLTFTVIAQAQSLNYGEGIGNISELKKLSRDDGNIYTFASRQCLRYDIVRLASELFNWNLQVVDKGKGTIQFKDNISIRESEEMDLFGYMKTNKKDEKDKKGGSLTREATVRLSNAISLEPYRSDMDFLNNKGLADRIGEHPNLANIEQHLSYYTYTVTIDLSKIGKDGDIELDNKDKCRRVVEFLEIIKVLNRNIRGRQENLSPLFLVGGVYEIPNPFFLGRIKLKGDKNGFKVNKSAIEEVVQGTFLGKGLKEFTYVGMVDGAFTNKEEFEELFEDNFLSVDKFFGQLVKEVKEYYGVN
- the cas8a1 gene encoding type I-B CRISPR-associated protein Cas8b1/Cst1; this translates as MKLRVYRGDWFFNMGIVGFLNIIKKSEKKSEIFIMEDYIEFDSSFLGNFHEYYFDYFMDEYDVSKRIRKSVDYNINFIKSKPDKIKDGIKKIKDNIKQQNDKVKKFDEDNSNLIKEKLDIMSKIKSYDEFDLLETLIDEIIDIFKIKSINDRLTANLYKYVVQDNYFGQVSFFNVAKAKLDLDGLKQVMFNDYLRQIIYFGELEDLLEENDCDKLKNYLNDRLNSIAKDISEKKVSKSSVNTIEKIMKEINKNFIKKNKSIEDIKLYMDGLEVCEMCGSYKGILDEYSESNFAPLGVSTNNARNMFWNQEYTSSICDVCKLILFCTPAGATYTRKNYLSNEENEFYLFVNMDTSINELFERNNELKLQKSELSDSKYENFFNKFIKTIIVEENKLKSEWQLANILFVEFKASIDSKKCKINYFNIPTYLAKIFTDEYANKKIQSIYDYKLKSNVLDLSLKNRDLKHLTNNTLRNKVNNYMESNNKSNILGIDCFRVVQLRALINSYKKGVYRMDSKNLEKNDEKLRIIYYLGCDIHDHYVNKNSKNKIDGVSYKLLNLVKVGNKSDFMDTLIRIFMSAEKKLPAFFLDIEIEKDLDFESIGHAFISGLISGKYEGKDKLTNEEEEK
- the cas6 gene encoding CRISPR-associated endoribonuclease Cas6, with the protein product MKMKIEFSTDCIPISYNSLFMSIIKEAIRKSNEDYYKNMYYYNEKNNKKTKNFTFSVYIKKYSIEGDNFIIKDKVILNISTPDLELGFHIYNGLMTSKKCLYKEYELTRIRIDLSREKKVTKEMVLFNALSPICIKSKEGKFLEINDDGYIEELNYITNEVIKNYRGNGLKRKLEFENIGFKKVVVKERLREFKKITGKEYQYVNGYKGKFILKGDIDDLNLIYNLGVGFRRAQGFGNVDILEWR
- a CDS encoding transcriptional regulator; its protein translation is MMILIQSRGRMKCKELAEELEVSERQIKSYKEYLEQAGIFINSTPGIYGGYEIDKCNSISLIKLLDSEVSILDMINSQLEYNNDIYKNEFNSIVEKIKAVLNTGEKSDTYMDYFTVQAQRNCNYEFEKNKCNEITRAYTTKRKLWIEYYSLNLGSSERIVHPYGLFNYKSDTYMVAFCEKRLKFIDFKLCRIKSYKVLEEKYNVDKSFNWDEYSKNSIGIYKGEEINVVIKISHPFSIIIKEKVWVNNQQIVEYDNNSILFKAKMRGYEEIKSWILSMGAYVEVIEPIRLRDDILSEIEKMKKIY
- a CDS encoding ABC transporter permease, with the protein product MNIKQFAINNISRNIKAYLGYLASIVISSSLLFSFIMFTSHPDLDVSQFPDYLKEGLKMSKIIAYLFLFFFVFYSVSVFLKSRYKEFGILYITGISKRQVMKLIFIENMIINIVSSVIGIIIGLIFAKIFLVIMATFLELSPLKFYIPFNAILSTLIYFMILAILTSIFTSFIVKENQVLKLLKGTKTPKPEPKTSLMLAILSICLFIIAYYNAVTSTDQYTTYLRLVPVTFLTIVATYLFFSQFSVFFMKKLKLNKRFYRKNTNMLWISNLIYKVKDNARIFFLITITSAVTFTAIGTVYSFWKDVNRQINLIYPNTIYYSTMTLHNDPKKPDSKEKDKERMRFIETKLKKENIDYTIINGEFKTVFPKKSDFNVRIMKESKYLEITEAIGVKPISFEDNESISLLSSSLPGNKKVKENVIVGNKSLKVAKQVEECVMPAYYKNMYVVKDNFYDSIESKFIVDRFTAFEVEDSSKTIEICRQFENKFNNESGMQPYLFFSKDLMIETGKLMYSTFIFLAIFIGLIFFVTTSSFLYNKFYMDCQVDKKKYEQLNKLGMTYNEIKKASTIEIGIVFLLPYVVAVVHSIFALTALKNSFDIEVASSAVLVMGSLFLVQIVYFLIVRNNYLKEIRLNLVNF